ATATCAACATTAAGATGCTATAACTCATTTTATTAATAGTAATCACCTCTCTCATACTCTAACGAATGATATATGGAGAGTGTTGCTCAATTCATTCATTGATTTCCCTGAAATATCGTTTCCCTTAGTTCAATCATGTATCACACGAATTCAATTAACTTCCTATCTATTTCTGCGATATCACCAATCTGGGATGTACCATCCCAAAGAATTATTGAAGAAGCTTCATCGTTTTCAACAAAATCATCAAGTCGGTACAGTTCACCCATGAACAGAGCTCCATACTCTGTCCGTTCCGGTCCATGGAAACTTGGCTGGAGTCTAAACTTCATTAGCCCTTTGAATTCAGCTGTATCCAGAATTTGATTGGTTTCCTCAAACAATTCTCTAATTACACATTGCTCCGCATTCTCTCCTGCTTCAATAATCCCCCCTGGTAGTTCCCATTTTTTTCTCCACTTATTATGCATGAATAGATACTTTCCTTGGTACTTCACCACAATTAGAGCATGTGTTAGTGGAGCATCCAGTTTACCTGTAATGACCTTATCGTACTCGATACGAATGAATTCCAGAAAAATGTTACCTCTTGAATCTGTCATGATTGCCATTTACATTCCTCCATTTCTTGTGTAACAAAAATAAAAAAACACGCTAGACCTAAGTCCTGCGCGTTCATAACACAGGATTTTATTTATCTATAATTTTTGTCAGTAGATGTCCACTCATCCTAAGCCGCTATTGTTGAAGCAGAAACAAAAAATAATTATAATCATTGTAGTGTCTCGAAGGGCGGGAGGAAAGACAGCCATGAACAAACAGGAACTAGTCATGATGGAATTCAGGGACTTATTTAACAAGATGGTTTGGCTCAATAAAAATAAGTTGGAAGACAGTCTTAAAGGTCATAAGCCTTCAGAAGTTCATTGTATGGAATACATTGAAAAAAATGTAGATCCGAATGTTACAAAGCTTGCCGAATCCCTATACATGACCAAAGGTGCCATAAGTAAACTAACAAAAAAGCTTATGGATAAAGGCCTCATTGAATGCTACCAAAAGCCTGATAATAAAAAAGAAATCTATTTTAGGCTTACTGAAAAAGGGAAGGAAATTTATGATATCCACGAGGATCTGCACCATGAGTTTCAAGAGCGGGATAAAGTCATATTTGAACAAGTAACCCAGGAACAATACGAAAGTATGCTTAGCTTCATGAAAAAGTATAGTCAGCATCTGGATGAGGAAATAAAGAAACGGGGTATAGGAATCAATTAAGCTTGAAGAGTTTGATATTAAAAATAAAAACCACTGGCAGCCAAGATCTTTTTTAGATGGCTGCTTTTTTATGGATAAAATTTTGTTGACAAGGAAACCAAAACACCTTATCATTTCGTTGACAAGGAAACTAAACATGCTTTAACTTTTAAAGAGGAGAATACAAAATGCCAGAAAATAAAGTAAAGAAAATAGGTTTGCCCAAAGAAGTCCTTATGGCTGCCTGGGCTATTGCACTCGGAGCTATTGCTCCTATGCTTGACTCCACGATGGTGAATATCGCCATCAACAAACTGACAAAGGACTTCAACACAACATTGGATATCATTCAATGGGCTATTACTGGTTATGTTTTAGCTCTCGCTGTTGCAGTTCCCGTATCCGGCTGGCTTATGAACAAATTTAACGGCAAGAAAATTTTCGTTGGAGCCATAATTGCTTTTGGTGTAATTTCTGTTTTAGTAGGAGTTAGCTGGAACATCTCCAGTTTCATCTTTTTCCGTCTGCTTCAAGGTTTTAGCGCCGGAGTAATTACCACGCTAATGTTCACCCTTTTAGTTAAAACAGCCGGCCAAGAAAATTTGGGCAGAGTGATGGCAATTGTCAGTACCCCAATGATCTTTGGTCCCATCTTAGGACCTGTTCTTGGGGGATTCATTATTCAAGGGGCATCCTGGCGGTGGATTTTCTTTATAAACGTATTCATCGTTTTAATTGCTGCCCCGCTAATGATAAAAAAGGTGCCCAATTTTGAACCGTTCAACAAAGATAGTAGACTCGATCTATTTGGGATTATCGATTTGTCATTAATGAGTGCGGTATTAATTTATGGAATTACAAAAGCCGCGGAACATGCTTCATTTAACAATAGCGAAACTATGTTTTGGGTTGGCGTTGGTCTCGTTTTAGCCGTCATCTATTTCGTATATAATCTCGTAAGAAAAAATCAAACCGTACTGCCATTGAATTTATTCGCACATAAAAGCTTCACAGCCTCCAGCATCGGATTATTCTTGACAAATGCCGCTATCATGGGACCTATGTTCATTCTTCCATTGTACTTTCAGAACTTCCGTCATTTCACGGCGACCGAAGCTGCCCTTGCGTTAATTCCTCAAGGGGTTGGGATGCTTGTGACCAGACCTTTGATAGGAGTATTGATTGACAAGATCGGGGCGAAATACGTGGTTATGGTCAGCTTGGTAGTTGCACTTGTCGGGTCAGTTCCGCTTATCTTTATCACCGATAAAACCAGTATGACTTGGATTTCCATTATATTGTTCATCCGCGGTGCCAGTGTTGGAGGAATCAGTCTTCCTTTGACAAGTGATGCATATACAGGACTTGAAAGCAAACAACTTCCTGAAGCAGGTGTTGGGATTAATATTATAGAGAACTTGGGCTCAAGCTTTGGTTCAGCTGTTATCGCAACCGTCGTCGCAGCTACCCTACAAGGATTGCATCCAACTATTGCAAATAATTTAAAGGGTTATCATTCCGCTTTTTTATTATCCGCTATTGCTCTAGCGGTAATCTTCATCCCAAGTCTTTTCCTTACAAATAAAAAGAGTGTCTAGCAAATACCCTGCGCTTGTACATTTAGCGCAGGGTATTTATTCAGATCCATCTATACGAAACTCAAGCCTCCACCG
The window above is part of the Paenibacillus sp. 1781tsa1 genome. Proteins encoded here:
- a CDS encoding MDR family MFS transporter — translated: MPENKVKKIGLPKEVLMAAWAIALGAIAPMLDSTMVNIAINKLTKDFNTTLDIIQWAITGYVLALAVAVPVSGWLMNKFNGKKIFVGAIIAFGVISVLVGVSWNISSFIFFRLLQGFSAGVITTLMFTLLVKTAGQENLGRVMAIVSTPMIFGPILGPVLGGFIIQGASWRWIFFINVFIVLIAAPLMIKKVPNFEPFNKDSRLDLFGIIDLSLMSAVLIYGITKAAEHASFNNSETMFWVGVGLVLAVIYFVYNLVRKNQTVLPLNLFAHKSFTASSIGLFLTNAAIMGPMFILPLYFQNFRHFTATEAALALIPQGVGMLVTRPLIGVLIDKIGAKYVVMVSLVVALVGSVPLIFITDKTSMTWISIILFIRGASVGGISLPLTSDAYTGLESKQLPEAGVGINIIENLGSSFGSAVIATVVAATLQGLHPTIANNLKGYHSAFLLSAIALAVIFIPSLFLTNKKSV
- a CDS encoding NUDIX domain-containing protein, with protein sequence MAIMTDSRGNIFLEFIRIEYDKVITGKLDAPLTHALIVVKYQGKYLFMHNKWRKKWELPGGIIEAGENAEQCVIRELFEETNQILDTAEFKGLMKFRLQPSFHGPERTEYGALFMGELYRLDDFVENDEASSIILWDGTSQIGDIAEIDRKLIEFV
- a CDS encoding MarR family transcriptional regulator, yielding MNKQELVMMEFRDLFNKMVWLNKNKLEDSLKGHKPSEVHCMEYIEKNVDPNVTKLAESLYMTKGAISKLTKKLMDKGLIECYQKPDNKKEIYFRLTEKGKEIYDIHEDLHHEFQERDKVIFEQVTQEQYESMLSFMKKYSQHLDEEIKKRGIGIN